In a single window of the Streptacidiphilus sp. P02-A3a genome:
- a CDS encoding ABC-2 family transporter protein encodes MSAATGLAGLRRYTPFAVGSLQTMLRYRSTFFVNALTATTAVSLQVFLWRAVYNGDSGSGPGGFDRAGITTYVLLAQVLGLLHANRVDEEVSGEIQRGDIAVSLIRPVSYPLTRFCAGVPVSLVNAGLVGGPVVLLYAGLLPLQRPGAGDALLFTASSLLAMVIAFEVNLLVGLAGFATTNIWGIRIVKDCLVALLAGQVVPISLMPGPLAATARLLPFAGLVDSPLRLLLGEYQGPAEAAEILAGQAAWTAGMSLLTALAWRRAVRRVEVLGG; translated from the coding sequence GTGAGCGCCGCCACCGGGCTCGCCGGGCTGCGCCGCTACACGCCGTTCGCGGTCGGCAGCCTGCAGACGATGCTGCGCTACCGCTCCACCTTCTTCGTCAACGCGCTCACCGCGACCACCGCCGTCAGCCTCCAGGTCTTCCTGTGGCGGGCGGTCTACAACGGGGACAGCGGCTCCGGGCCCGGCGGCTTCGACCGCGCCGGGATCACCACCTACGTGCTGCTGGCGCAGGTGCTCGGGCTGCTGCACGCGAACCGGGTCGACGAGGAGGTCTCCGGCGAGATCCAGCGCGGCGACATCGCGGTCTCGCTGATCCGGCCGGTCAGCTACCCGCTCACCCGGTTCTGCGCCGGGGTGCCCGTCTCGCTGGTCAACGCCGGACTGGTGGGCGGCCCGGTGGTGCTGCTGTACGCCGGGCTGCTGCCGCTGCAACGGCCGGGCGCGGGCGACGCGCTGCTGTTCACCGCGTCCTCGCTGCTCGCCATGGTGATCGCGTTCGAGGTGAACCTGCTGGTCGGCCTCGCCGGGTTCGCCACCACCAACATCTGGGGCATCCGGATCGTCAAGGACTGCCTGGTCGCGCTGCTCGCCGGGCAGGTCGTGCCGATCAGCCTGATGCCCGGACCGCTGGCCGCCACCGCCCGGCTGCTGCCGTTCGCCGGACTGGTGGACAGCCCGCTGCGGCTGCTGCTCGGCGAGTACCAGGGCCCGGCCGAGGCGGCGGAGATCCTGGCCGGGCAGGCCGCCTGGACCGCCGGGATGTCGCTGCTCACCGCCCTGGCCTGGCGCCGCGCGGTACGCCGGGTGGAGGTGCTGGGCGGATGA
- a CDS encoding ATP-binding cassette domain-containing protein, which produces MIVAEDLVKEFTVHDRRPGLAGSLRTLFSRSHRTVRAVSGVSFSIPAGTKVAYIGSNGAGKSTTIKMLTGIMRPTSGLCRVAGLDPHRERGRNARNIGVVFGQRSQLWWDLPVLDSFRILRRIYEIPDPVYHRNMATYEELLDLGALGTTPVRQLSLGQRMRAEVAASLLHDPAVVFLDEPTIGLDLVLKEAVRELVNRANQQLGTTVMLTSHDIGDITAICDQVLVVDHGTVVHQGTMHELLRSADTRAVLFDHSGSVPPERAVALIESGLDAVRASAVEGGRIKVEYPAGRWTAQQVMSFLLEHFELTDCFAPEPDLETVLRRIYAGQAGRPDELQGSTA; this is translated from the coding sequence GTGATCGTCGCCGAGGACCTGGTCAAGGAGTTCACCGTGCACGACCGGCGCCCCGGCCTGGCCGGGAGCCTGCGCACGCTGTTCAGCCGCAGCCACCGGACGGTCCGCGCGGTCTCCGGGGTCTCCTTCTCGATCCCGGCCGGGACCAAGGTCGCCTACATCGGCTCCAACGGCGCCGGGAAGTCCACCACCATCAAGATGCTCACCGGCATCATGCGCCCCACCTCCGGCCTGTGCCGGGTGGCCGGGCTCGACCCGCACCGTGAGCGCGGCCGCAACGCCCGCAACATCGGCGTGGTCTTCGGCCAGCGCAGCCAGCTCTGGTGGGACCTGCCGGTACTGGACTCGTTCCGGATCCTGCGCCGCATCTACGAGATACCCGACCCGGTCTACCACCGCAACATGGCCACCTACGAGGAACTGCTCGACCTCGGCGCCCTCGGCACCACCCCGGTCCGGCAGTTGAGCCTGGGCCAGCGGATGCGCGCCGAGGTCGCCGCCAGCCTGCTGCACGACCCGGCGGTGGTGTTCCTGGACGAGCCGACGATCGGCCTCGACCTGGTGCTGAAGGAGGCCGTTCGGGAACTCGTCAACCGGGCCAACCAGCAGCTCGGCACCACCGTCATGCTGACCAGCCACGACATCGGCGACATCACCGCCATCTGCGACCAGGTACTGGTGGTCGACCACGGCACGGTGGTGCACCAGGGCACCATGCACGAACTGCTGCGCAGCGCCGACACCCGGGCCGTGCTGTTCGACCACAGCGGCAGTGTCCCGCCGGAGCGGGCGGTCGCGCTGATCGAGTCGGGTCTGGACGCGGTGCGGGCCAGCGCGGTCGAGGGCGGCCGGATCAAGGTCGAGTACCCGGCCGGGCGCTGGACCGCGCAGCAGGTGATGTCCTTCCTGCTGGAGCACTTCGAACTGACCGACTGCTTCGCCCCGGAACCGGACCTGGAGACCGTGCTGCGCCGGATCTACGCGGGCCAGGCCGGGCGCCCGGACGAGTTGCAGGGGAGTACCGCGTGA